In Nitrosococcus oceani ATCC 19707, the following proteins share a genomic window:
- a CDS encoding nuclear transport factor 2 family protein, which translates to MSNNLDIIRSLYKAFAIGDIPAVLAVFSPDMHWTEAEGGPYGGVFIGPDAVLENVFMKLCGEWNGFAAVPREFVADGSTVVALGEYSGSYKATGKSFKAPFAHVWKFEDGKVVSFHQYTDTVVHQRPLQA; encoded by the coding sequence ATGAGCAACAATTTAGATATTATACGTAGCTTGTACAAGGCATTTGCTATTGGTGACATCCCTGCGGTTCTGGCAGTATTTTCTCCAGACATGCATTGGACCGAGGCTGAAGGCGGGCCTTACGGCGGCGTCTTTATCGGACCGGATGCAGTCTTGGAGAATGTCTTTATGAAGCTCTGCGGAGAGTGGAATGGCTTCGCTGCAGTGCCTAGGGAGTTTGTGGCAGACGGTTCCACCGTCGTAGCACTTGGCGAGTACAGTGGCTCCTACAAGGCTACGGGTAAAAGCTTCAAAGCCCCGTTCGCCCATGTCTGGAAGTTTGAGGATGGAAAAGTGGTCTCGTTTCACCAGTACACAGACACGGTTGTCCATCAGCGTCCATTGCAGGCTTAA
- a CDS encoding YnfA family protein, whose protein sequence is MPELKTVGLFLITALAEIAGCYLAYLWLREDKTIWLLVPCALSLVAFVWLLSLHPTAAGRVYAAYGGVYIVMAILWLWVVNGIRPTTWDLVGSAIALLGMAIIMFAPRTT, encoded by the coding sequence TTGCCTGAGTTGAAGACTGTTGGCTTGTTTCTCATCACCGCATTAGCGGAAATTGCCGGCTGCTATTTGGCATATCTTTGGCTTCGGGAAGACAAAACAATCTGGCTTTTGGTACCCTGCGCTTTGAGCTTGGTGGCTTTCGTATGGTTGCTGTCGCTGCATCCAACCGCAGCGGGCAGGGTCTATGCAGCCTATGGTGGGGTTTATATTGTCATGGCGATCTTGTGGCTATGGGTAGTCAATGGAATTCGTCCAACCACATGGGATTTAGTGGGATCTGCGATAGCGCTTTTAGGTATGGCAATTATCATGTTCGCGCCTCGCACCACATAA
- a CDS encoding glutamate synthase-related protein produces the protein MAKAKIADRIPKQLNSEPGEYYWCACGRSKKQPFCDGSHVGTGIKPVAFMVEEGASEWLCMCKQTGNAPYCDGTHKTLPPDETELEIPDRRPKAESPAPVNTPEEPTVEFIHSLAKHGLKHYGQQGKMDAMGVPRSRLPGWEDIQILTAQLARMPLQEDAPVDTGLTIGPNAKRPLHLALPLFVSDMSFGALSEEAKTALARGAELAGTGIASGEGGMLPAEQQANSRYMFELASAKFGYSESLLTRIQAFHFKAGQAAKTGTGGHLPGVKVSEDIASVRGIPVGKDAVSPSIFPNLKAPHDFKEFADHVREVSGGIPIGFKMSAQHIEKDIDFALEASADYIILDGRGGGTGAAPLLFRDNIAVPTIPALARARRHLHAVGREDVTLIITGGLRTPDDFIKALCLGADGIAVANSAIQAIGCVGARICHTNNCPTGIATQKEELRARLNVDVAAERLARFFSASTELMKVMARACGHTKLNDFNTDDITSWKKPIAELAGIRYAGLAAE, from the coding sequence ATGGCGAAAGCAAAGATAGCGGATCGTATTCCGAAGCAGCTGAATTCGGAGCCGGGCGAATACTACTGGTGTGCTTGTGGGAGATCGAAGAAACAACCGTTTTGTGATGGCTCGCATGTCGGGACCGGTATCAAACCGGTTGCGTTCATGGTTGAGGAAGGGGCCAGCGAATGGCTGTGCATGTGCAAACAAACAGGTAATGCTCCGTATTGTGATGGGACGCACAAAACCTTGCCGCCGGATGAAACGGAACTGGAAATACCCGATAGGAGACCAAAAGCGGAGTCTCCGGCTCCAGTCAATACGCCAGAAGAGCCGACGGTGGAGTTTATCCACTCATTGGCTAAACACGGCCTAAAACACTACGGACAGCAAGGCAAAATGGATGCGATGGGCGTGCCGCGCTCCCGTCTGCCGGGCTGGGAGGATATACAAATCCTTACAGCACAACTTGCTCGTATGCCTCTGCAAGAGGATGCTCCCGTGGATACAGGGCTCACCATCGGCCCGAATGCAAAAAGGCCATTGCATCTTGCGCTACCCCTTTTTGTATCAGACATGAGTTTCGGCGCCCTATCGGAAGAGGCCAAAACTGCGTTGGCGCGTGGTGCGGAGTTGGCCGGGACCGGTATTGCTTCTGGCGAGGGTGGTATGCTGCCCGCAGAACAACAAGCCAATTCACGCTACATGTTTGAGCTCGCATCAGCTAAGTTTGGCTATAGCGAGTCCCTTTTGACACGTATTCAAGCGTTTCATTTCAAGGCTGGTCAGGCCGCAAAAACTGGAACCGGTGGGCATCTGCCGGGGGTCAAGGTCAGCGAGGACATTGCCTCAGTGCGCGGTATACCCGTCGGGAAAGATGCGGTGTCCCCATCCATTTTCCCGAATCTCAAGGCACCGCATGATTTCAAGGAATTTGCCGACCATGTGCGTGAGGTGTCTGGCGGGATTCCGATCGGTTTTAAGATGTCGGCCCAGCACATTGAAAAAGACATCGATTTTGCCCTGGAGGCTTCTGCTGATTACATTATCTTAGATGGAAGAGGCGGCGGTACGGGTGCGGCCCCACTTCTGTTTCGTGACAACATAGCCGTTCCCACGATTCCGGCGCTCGCACGTGCTCGTCGACACTTGCATGCCGTAGGTCGTGAGGATGTTACCTTAATCATTACGGGTGGATTGCGTACACCTGATGATTTCATCAAAGCGCTGTGTTTAGGGGCAGACGGCATTGCCGTAGCCAATAGCGCAATACAAGCCATTGGTTGCGTGGGTGCCCGAATATGCCATACAAATAACTGCCCGACGGGCATTGCCACACAGAAAGAGGAGCTGCGCGCACGGCTCAATGTTGATGTCGCTGCTGAACGTCTTGCCCGATTCTTTAGTGCCTCAACCGAACTCATGAAGGTTATGGCCCGAGCGTGTGGCCATACCAAGCTGAACGACTTCAATACAGATGACATTACTTCGTGGAAAAAGCCCATAGCGGAACTTGCTGGTATTCGATATGCTGGTCTCGCAGCCGAGTAA
- a CDS encoding Cthe_2314 family HEPN domain-containing protein, whose protein sequence is MKITQLKDHALLKSAVAVCREYITKCNPDDPANDPLSTREESYGIEAFLSISNVVACIDQLHFSIEMLSGYRSNSSPDKMNRYDYVVYGIENYYLRFTSVFDRCLRLANVIYQLGLPERQCNNDSIIKNAHVKGTPVAKSLTELDKFTGPFRYHRNTVAHQGTYSEKDLDQLGSYYLLAEKDDDFERYRYLFKKKTDDFVAEKKQDFKGQLVALESLVENYFDSVLSVFETRLKAYV, encoded by the coding sequence ATGAAGATCACACAACTCAAAGACCATGCTCTTCTGAAATCGGCGGTAGCCGTTTGCAGGGAATACATAACTAAGTGCAATCCTGACGACCCAGCGAATGATCCATTGTCTACGAGGGAAGAAAGCTACGGGATAGAGGCATTTCTATCCATCAGTAATGTTGTTGCCTGTATAGATCAGCTACACTTTTCTATAGAGATGCTGTCAGGGTATAGGTCGAATAGTTCACCCGATAAAATGAATCGATATGACTATGTAGTCTATGGGATTGAAAATTATTATCTACGCTTTACATCAGTTTTTGATCGGTGCCTTCGCCTTGCGAACGTCATTTACCAACTTGGCCTTCCCGAACGGCAATGCAATAACGATTCCATAATAAAAAATGCCCACGTAAAAGGAACGCCTGTCGCTAAATCTCTAACTGAACTCGATAAGTTTACTGGGCCGTTCCGTTATCACAGAAATACGGTCGCGCATCAAGGTACTTACTCAGAAAAGGATCTTGACCAGCTTGGTTCTTATTACCTCCTCGCGGAAAAAGATGATGATTTTGAGCGCTACAGATATCTGTTCAAAAAGAAAACGGATGATTTCGTTGCCGAGAAAAAACAAGACTTTAAGGGCCAGCTCGTGGCTTTAGAAAGTCTGGTAGAAAATTATTTTGATTCTGTTCTTTCAGTATTTGAAACAAGATTAAAAGCATATGTATAA
- the dusA gene encoding tRNA dihydrouridine(20/20a) synthase DusA yields the protein MADYSKAYKISVAPMMEWTDRHCRYFLRLISHRALLYTEMVTAGALIHGNRARFLAYHKSEHPLALQLGGSHPEELALCAQMAEDYGFDEVNLNVGCPSNRVQSGRFGACLMAEPELVAECVAAMAQATQIPVTVKTRIGIDEQDSYEALDHFISTVAQAGCRTFIIHARKAWLQGLSPKENREKPPLRYDVVRTIKQDFPQLTVIINGGITTLEEISEHLELLDGVMIGRAAYHNPYLLAQVDRNFYGDFHPFLTRHEIIEAFLPYVAEQLVQGVYLNHMTRHILGLFQGQPGARAWRRHLSENAHRPGAGIEIIREALRQMPC from the coding sequence ATGGCGGATTACTCAAAAGCTTATAAAATATCTGTCGCACCGATGATGGAATGGACCGATCGGCACTGCCGTTATTTTCTCCGCCTGATTTCCCATCGTGCCCTGCTCTATACCGAAATGGTCACTGCGGGAGCGCTCATTCATGGGAATCGAGCTCGTTTTCTAGCCTATCATAAGTCTGAGCATCCCTTGGCTTTGCAACTGGGGGGAAGTCATCCCGAAGAATTAGCCCTTTGTGCCCAGATGGCCGAGGACTATGGGTTTGATGAGGTCAACCTTAATGTGGGCTGTCCCAGCAACCGGGTACAGTCTGGGCGCTTCGGAGCCTGTCTGATGGCGGAGCCTGAGCTGGTTGCCGAATGCGTTGCCGCCATGGCTCAAGCCACCCAAATCCCGGTAACGGTCAAGACCCGGATTGGAATCGATGAGCAGGACTCCTACGAAGCGTTAGACCACTTCATCAGCACGGTAGCGCAAGCAGGCTGCCGAACTTTTATCATCCATGCCCGCAAAGCTTGGCTGCAAGGCTTGAGCCCCAAGGAAAACCGAGAAAAACCTCCCTTACGCTATGATGTGGTGCGGACCATCAAGCAGGATTTTCCTCAACTGACAGTAATCATCAACGGGGGCATTACCACTCTGGAGGAGATTTCTGAGCACTTAGAATTATTGGATGGCGTCATGATTGGCCGGGCGGCCTACCATAACCCTTATCTACTTGCCCAAGTGGACCGGAATTTCTATGGAGATTTTCATCCTTTTCTCACCCGGCATGAGATTATTGAGGCTTTCTTGCCCTATGTGGCAGAGCAATTGGTCCAAGGCGTGTATTTGAACCATATGACCCGCCATATTCTAGGGTTGTTCCAAGGCCAACCAGGGGCACGGGCCTGGCGCCGCCATTTAAGCGAAAATGCTCATCGGCCTGGCGCGGGGATAGAGATCATCCGGGAAGCCTTACGGCAAATGCCGTGTTAG
- a CDS encoding DUF421 domain-containing protein: MDHLIGESGELGWVSLKALLLYLTAVIGFRLGERRTLIEMSPFDFVAAVAVGAIVGRVPNASTTSYLAGAVTLVTLLLAHRIITQLRYFPSIADLVDPPPRVLIAHGQVLKGELRQCGLTLNDLHGLLRQRGVEDLREVQFVICEQRGQISIIRQKDRTDTDSSLIRDIVARISSPP; the protein is encoded by the coding sequence ATGGACCACCTGATAGGAGAAAGCGGGGAACTAGGCTGGGTGTCCCTAAAAGCGCTTTTGCTTTATCTGACTGCTGTCATCGGCTTTCGGCTTGGCGAACGCCGTACCCTCATTGAAATGTCGCCCTTTGATTTCGTCGCCGCCGTTGCCGTTGGCGCTATTGTTGGGCGCGTACCGAATGCCAGCACTACCAGCTACCTGGCCGGCGCAGTTACCTTGGTTACCTTGCTCCTTGCCCACCGGATTATCACCCAGTTGCGCTACTTTCCCAGCATTGCCGATCTGGTGGACCCTCCGCCACGGGTGCTTATTGCCCATGGGCAGGTACTCAAAGGTGAGCTGCGGCAATGCGGATTGACGCTCAACGACTTGCATGGGCTGCTCCGCCAGCGCGGCGTTGAGGATCTAAGGGAGGTTCAATTTGTGATCTGCGAGCAGCGGGGACAGATTTCCATTATCCGCCAAAAAGACCGGACCGATACCGATTCCAGTCTAATACGGGACATCGTAGCGCGAATATCCTCGCCGCCATAA
- a CDS encoding potassium channel family protein — protein sequence MDWLSLLLGLVILFFLVFEIFWTTLGESGGPLTNRIAQLLWRLLRRRGLRISHCLRSFFGIQIVLAVVAVWICLLWLGWLLIFWSSAEAVLHSQTHLPADFWAHIYFTGFTIFTLGTGDYAPQGALWQVLTAIASLSGLFLVTFSITYLVPIVQATAHKRMVALTLFSLGATPQAILANTWNGQNWQPLEQYLIMLIPELAILKQHYVTYPVLNYFHTSNPAEVISLRLAALDEALTIVIYGLKQRQQYFLQPSLLHPTRQLLSTCLQAMVRTYSIKQVQKIPPSPNLSTLAEHGIPVIAQQQFQLNLAELAERRALWLALTQETGWPWLKQQSDTRT from the coding sequence ATGGATTGGCTCAGTCTTCTGTTAGGCCTGGTGATACTTTTCTTCTTGGTCTTTGAAATTTTTTGGACTACCTTAGGCGAATCAGGGGGGCCCTTGACTAACCGCATCGCACAACTGCTCTGGCGTCTTCTACGCCGGCGCGGTCTCCGTATATCACATTGTTTGCGGTCATTTTTTGGCATTCAGATTGTATTAGCAGTAGTCGCTGTCTGGATCTGCCTTCTGTGGCTTGGTTGGTTGCTGATATTTTGGAGCAGTGCTGAGGCAGTGCTCCATAGCCAAACACACCTGCCCGCCGATTTCTGGGCCCACATTTATTTTACCGGCTTTACTATTTTTACCCTCGGCACAGGCGATTATGCTCCCCAAGGTGCCCTCTGGCAGGTACTGACTGCGATAGCCTCCCTGAGTGGATTGTTTCTGGTGACTTTTTCTATTACCTATTTAGTCCCCATCGTGCAGGCGACGGCACACAAGCGCATGGTGGCACTGACGCTGTTTAGCCTCGGCGCAACGCCACAGGCTATCCTCGCTAATACTTGGAATGGTCAAAATTGGCAACCCTTGGAACAGTACTTGATTATGCTGATTCCTGAACTCGCCATTTTGAAGCAGCACTACGTCACCTACCCAGTGCTGAACTATTTCCACACCTCTAACCCCGCTGAGGTAATCAGCCTGCGCTTAGCGGCTTTGGATGAAGCGCTGACTATTGTGATCTACGGCCTTAAACAGAGGCAGCAATATTTCCTCCAGCCCAGCTTACTTCATCCGACTCGTCAGTTACTATCGACCTGCCTGCAGGCTATGGTGCGTACTTATTCAATCAAGCAGGTTCAGAAAATTCCCCCTTCACCGAATCTTTCTACTTTAGCTGAACACGGCATTCCAGTTATTGCTCAGCAGCAGTTTCAACTCAATTTGGCCGAATTAGCAGAGCGCCGCGCCCTCTGGCTGGCGCTGACGCAAGAAACGGGCTGGCCTTGGCTTAAGCAGCAAAGTGATACCCGAACTTAA
- a CDS encoding vWA domain-containing protein: MNDKIAPASKETKLHTKLSAARTRLIVERPFLGALVLHLPLREASPEWCGSTATDARAIYYNPAYVEWLSFEQLQFILAHEALHCALCHFARRGRRHLGRWNAACDYAVNQLLVREGLEPPPGVLLKQDYRALSAEEIYPLLPVGAKLQTVDQHVYDHEDSPSNAPADLNPASQDWSIHGPERHNPPVYDGRLLPSSQVSASGSPPPLTEMEREQLGRLWQQRTVSLAQQALQNGKLSGPLRRLIGNLGRPQLPWRQLLAQYLSAAAQNDYSFARPSRREGPAILPRLASQQIDLAIVLDISGSIHDEQLQSFLTEVSALKGQLCARVTLHACDADLCELGPWIYESWEGLTLPENLPGGGDTDFRPPFAWQAREGLYPDVLLYFTDARGPFPQAEPPYPVIWLVKGKAQVPWGRRIQLN, from the coding sequence ATGAACGATAAAATAGCGCCTGCGTCCAAAGAGACCAAGCTCCATACTAAACTCAGTGCTGCCCGAACGCGCCTTATCGTGGAACGGCCTTTTCTGGGGGCTTTGGTGCTGCATCTTCCCTTACGGGAAGCCAGCCCCGAGTGGTGCGGCAGCACCGCCACGGATGCCCGCGCCATTTACTACAATCCTGCCTATGTGGAATGGCTTTCCTTCGAGCAGCTTCAATTTATTCTGGCTCATGAGGCCCTCCACTGCGCTTTATGCCATTTTGCCCGCCGCGGCCGCCGGCATCTAGGCCGTTGGAATGCAGCCTGCGATTATGCTGTCAATCAATTACTGGTTCGAGAGGGATTAGAGCCTCCGCCTGGGGTGTTGCTCAAGCAAGATTATCGTGCCCTCAGCGCCGAAGAAATCTATCCTTTGCTCCCCGTGGGAGCAAAACTGCAAACGGTTGATCAGCACGTCTATGACCACGAGGACTCGCCCTCCAATGCCCCCGCTGATCTCAATCCAGCCAGTCAAGATTGGAGTATCCATGGTCCAGAGCGGCACAACCCGCCCGTCTATGACGGTCGTCTCCTTCCCTCATCCCAAGTCTCCGCTTCCGGGTCGCCACCCCCATTAACCGAAATGGAACGGGAACAGCTTGGCCGCTTGTGGCAACAGCGGACTGTGAGTCTTGCCCAGCAAGCCTTGCAGAACGGTAAGCTAAGCGGTCCATTGCGGCGCCTTATTGGGAATTTAGGGCGCCCCCAGCTTCCTTGGCGGCAGTTACTTGCGCAGTACTTGAGTGCGGCTGCCCAGAATGACTACAGCTTTGCCCGCCCGTCCCGCCGCGAAGGTCCGGCAATTTTACCCCGTCTCGCCTCTCAGCAAATAGATCTGGCGATCGTACTGGATATCAGCGGTTCCATTCATGATGAGCAATTGCAGAGTTTTCTTACCGAAGTCAGCGCCCTAAAGGGTCAACTTTGTGCCCGCGTAACTCTCCATGCCTGCGATGCCGACCTGTGCGAACTAGGCCCCTGGATTTATGAATCTTGGGAAGGACTGACCCTGCCAGAAAATTTACCCGGTGGCGGCGATACCGACTTTCGGCCTCCCTTTGCCTGGCAAGCACGTGAAGGACTCTATCCGGACGTTTTGCTTTATTTTACCGATGCCCGGGGTCCATTCCCGCAAGCAGAGCCCCCTTATCCCGTCATCTGGCTGGTCAAGGGTAAAGCCCAAGTGCCGTGGGGGCGAAGAATACAGCTTAATTAA
- a CDS encoding AAA family ATPase: MRPSQITTLLKREFTAVRNGQHTPVMLWGPPGVGKSQILFQVADSFGVPLIDLRLSQLEPTDLRGIPFRIDHWVEWAIPSMLPNSKRHGSEGILFLDELTSAPPTVSAAAYQLILDRQLGEYTVPEGWAIVAAGNRQGDRGITYTLPAPLANRFTHYEIEPHIGDWVTWAAHRSIDQRLIGFLLYRPELLFDFDPNQNPLAFPTPRSWEYAHRALQKFEDIPELLLETLQACVGPGAGLELKAFIDNMAQMPDVEAILRGKDVSIPEALDLQYGVAATLVRRAVDARNSHEAHQIYGHILGYATRLPEREIGVMLVTEMFRAIGRPLLKHPEFAKWARQVSDLMLYER, encoded by the coding sequence ATGCGCCCTTCACAAATTACCACACTCCTTAAGCGAGAATTTACCGCAGTCCGAAACGGCCAGCATACGCCTGTAATGCTTTGGGGGCCGCCGGGTGTGGGCAAATCCCAGATTCTTTTTCAGGTAGCGGATAGCTTTGGGGTTCCACTCATTGATCTACGCTTATCGCAGCTTGAACCGACTGATCTGCGTGGAATCCCTTTTCGGATAGATCACTGGGTAGAATGGGCTATCCCCTCCATGCTGCCCAACTCAAAGCGCCACGGGTCTGAAGGAATTCTATTTCTGGATGAGTTAACATCGGCCCCCCCCACGGTCTCAGCCGCTGCCTACCAGCTTATCCTGGATCGCCAGTTAGGAGAATATACTGTTCCAGAAGGTTGGGCGATCGTGGCGGCGGGTAATCGTCAGGGCGATCGAGGGATTACTTATACCTTACCTGCCCCCCTTGCTAATCGCTTTACTCATTATGAAATCGAGCCCCATATAGGCGATTGGGTTACTTGGGCAGCTCATCGGAGTATCGACCAACGTTTGATTGGGTTTTTACTGTATCGGCCTGAACTGCTGTTCGATTTTGACCCTAATCAAAACCCCCTTGCTTTCCCTACTCCCAGGTCCTGGGAATATGCCCATCGGGCCTTGCAAAAATTCGAGGATATTCCAGAACTTCTGCTAGAGACCCTGCAAGCCTGTGTGGGTCCTGGAGCCGGTTTAGAACTCAAGGCTTTTATTGATAATATGGCGCAAATGCCCGATGTGGAAGCAATATTGCGAGGAAAAGACGTTTCCATTCCAGAAGCGCTGGATCTCCAATATGGGGTTGCCGCTACCTTGGTGCGCCGCGCAGTGGATGCCAGGAATAGCCATGAAGCGCACCAGATCTACGGCCATATCCTGGGTTATGCCACCCGGCTACCAGAACGGGAGATAGGCGTGATGCTCGTTACTGAAATGTTCCGGGCCATCGGCCGTCCCCTGCTGAAGCATCCTGAATTTGCCAAATGGGCGCGGCAGGTTTCCGATCTAATGCTTTATGAACGATAA
- a CDS encoding DUF4124 domain-containing protein has product MISLGGPVFARNVHKWIDDKGVTHYSDEAPSSSATQVTLIQVPSSYPAVENNYYSIANQWQRLHQKYIQREKIKLEKAKQKAAQQPTSPQVIYVNTPDRFQYGIAYPYFFHRNLKHHGRQHRLSRHHKGNHATHHRKKHANRFLPGDRHGSPSHRKAGGLILKAD; this is encoded by the coding sequence TTGATCTCTTTAGGAGGGCCGGTTTTTGCCAGGAATGTACATAAATGGATCGATGACAAGGGGGTTACCCATTATTCAGATGAAGCGCCCAGCTCTTCTGCAACCCAGGTAACCCTGATCCAAGTGCCTTCATCTTATCCTGCCGTTGAAAATAATTATTACTCAATAGCTAACCAATGGCAGCGCCTACATCAAAAATATATTCAACGAGAAAAAATAAAGCTGGAAAAAGCTAAACAAAAGGCGGCACAACAACCCACTTCACCGCAAGTTATATATGTGAATACACCGGATCGGTTTCAATATGGCATCGCCTATCCGTATTTTTTTCATCGCAACCTAAAGCATCATGGACGCCAACATAGACTAAGCCGGCACCATAAAGGTAACCATGCAACGCATCATCGAAAAAAGCACGCCAATCGATTCCTTCCTGGAGATAGGCATGGTTCCCCCTCCCATCGAAAAGCAGGCGGCTTGATACTCAAAGCCGACTAA
- a CDS encoding HU family DNA-binding protein, whose protein sequence is MNKTELVNFVVLKANLSQATAQRAVNALFQTITGVLSEEGRVNLVGFGSFSVQKRAARSGRHPQSGEVIIIQAKSAPTFKPSKALKEIVQQRKQ, encoded by the coding sequence ATGAATAAAACTGAGCTAGTTAATTTTGTTGTTTTAAAAGCAAACCTTTCCCAGGCGACAGCCCAGCGTGCTGTAAATGCGCTGTTCCAGACGATCACTGGAGTTCTAAGCGAAGAGGGGAGGGTTAATTTAGTAGGCTTTGGTTCTTTTTCTGTGCAAAAACGAGCTGCCCGTTCCGGCCGCCATCCCCAGAGCGGAGAGGTGATAATCATACAAGCAAAAAGTGCCCCCACCTTTAAGCCTAGTAAAGCGCTCAAGGAAATAGTACAACAGCGGAAACAGTAA
- a CDS encoding RrF2 family transcriptional regulator encodes MQLTQYTDYSLRVLIYLDLYNKELATISEIAKSYNISRNHLGKVVHNLANLGYIDTTRGKGGGMRLSQAPENINIGQVVRQTEGRFDLAECFNAAHNTCSISSCCELKNVFWEARCAFIAVLDRYTLADIVKNKSQLRSSLQIEWFPPKAASH; translated from the coding sequence ATGCAACTGACACAATATACGGATTATTCATTACGGGTTTTAATTTATCTCGATCTTTATAATAAGGAACTTGCTACTATTAGTGAAATAGCCAAAAGCTATAATATTTCCCGTAATCACCTTGGGAAGGTAGTCCATAACCTTGCAAACTTAGGTTATATTGATACTACCCGAGGAAAAGGAGGCGGCATGCGGTTGTCGCAAGCGCCCGAGAACATTAATATAGGACAAGTGGTGCGACAGACGGAGGGACGATTTGACCTGGCTGAATGTTTTAATGCCGCACACAACACTTGCTCTATTTCCTCTTGCTGCGAATTAAAAAATGTCTTTTGGGAAGCCCGTTGTGCATTTATCGCAGTGCTAGACCGCTATACATTGGCCGATATTGTTAAGAATAAAAGCCAGTTACGCTCCTCGCTCCAGATTGAATGGTTTCCTCCTAAAGCAGCGAGTCATTAA
- a CDS encoding SCO family protein has product MRTLFLSTLLAIAGLTALWVGTDGGRAFTAETARRLEVREHPKPVPNWHLEDQNAKTLALGDWHGRYVVVDFIYTSCTSACLTLSSGMGNLQREFEKALDKDRLRLLSISFDPEKDTPEQLRHHLSHFSGEGKYWAAARPTHTVEKKAILDFFKVTVIPDGMGGYTHTAGYHVINPQGRLVAIFGVEEYPKLQDYLTMALVEGDVGEG; this is encoded by the coding sequence ATGAGAACTCTGTTTCTAAGTACGCTCTTGGCAATAGCGGGCCTGACAGCGCTATGGGTAGGCACAGACGGGGGTCGGGCCTTTACCGCAGAAACTGCGCGCCGCCTCGAAGTGCGCGAGCATCCAAAACCAGTCCCCAACTGGCATTTGGAGGATCAGAATGCTAAGACACTAGCACTGGGTGATTGGCACGGGCGATATGTGGTTGTGGATTTTATTTACACTAGCTGTACGAGCGCATGTTTAACGCTCAGCAGCGGCATGGGGAATCTTCAGAGAGAGTTTGAAAAAGCGCTGGATAAAGATAGGCTGCGCTTATTGAGTATTAGTTTTGATCCAGAAAAGGATACCCCGGAGCAGCTCCGACATCATCTATCCCATTTCTCTGGCGAAGGAAAATATTGGGCTGCGGCGCGCCCCACTCATACTGTTGAGAAAAAGGCGATTCTAGACTTCTTTAAGGTAACGGTTATTCCCGATGGAATGGGCGGTTATACCCATACTGCGGGTTACCATGTCATTAACCCCCAAGGGCGCCTAGTAGCCATTTTTGGGGTTGAAGAATACCCCAAATTGCAGGATTATTTGACTATGGCTCTTGTTGAAGGGGACGTTGGTGAAGGTTAG